One window from the genome of Streptococcus halotolerans encodes:
- a CDS encoding DNA polymerase III subunit alpha — protein MFVPLETKTVYSFMESLIDIDTYISRGKELGYLSLGIMDRDNLYAAYHFIQKSKSAGIQPIVGLSTNLLYQDNQIECRLVALNSEGYRNLMKLSTETMSGNRRFEDLLPYFDSILLIIPYYEGIDALDIPLPFTIGVGLDTPIQSFNKPILPLHQVTAFDSADKETLQMLEAIKENVSLKEVTISSQPSILSDAKQMEEAFESRFPGIIARLTEIIKGISYTFDTDLKLPRFNRDKDAHVELRERTFLGLKEKGLTSPIYRERLEKELSIIHEMGFDDYFLIVWDLLAFGRQQGYYMGMGRGSAAGSLVAYALSITGIDPVKNDLLFERFLNAERYSMPDIDIDLPDIYRSEFLHYVRDRYGSKHAAQIVTFSTFGAKQAIRDVFKRFGAAEYELTNMTKKISFRDNLTSVYDKNMSFRQIINSKAEYQRAFEIAKRIEGKPRQTSIHAAGVVMSDDLLTDHIPLKSGEEMLITQYDADAVEANGLLKMDFLGLRNLTFVQKMKEKVASELGEQIVIEDIDLEDQETLKLFAAGRTKGIFQFEQAGAINLLKRIKPARFEEIVATTSLNRPGASDYIDNFISRKYGKETIDLIDPVVAPILEPTFGIMLYQEQVMQIAQVFSGFTLGKADMLRRAMSKKNAAEMNKMEADFLAGAKELGRNSETAKRLFEMMAKFAGYGFNRSHAFAYSALAFQLAYFKAHYPSIFYDIMLNYSSSDYLNDALTSGFTLSKLSINHIPYKDNISKGKIYLGLKNIKGLPRELAYWITQNRPFQGVEDFLTRLPENFQKSEIVLPLIQVGLFDQFEKNRHKIEANLDNLILFVQELGSLFAESSYHWVEEADYSNAEKYRQEVAILGIGLSPHPLKELMTNNVRSIDRIAHLTPNRNVTILGQIVSIKIIRTKSSGQQMAFLRVTDTEQQTDVTVFPETYHYLSSQLKEEGIYYFTGRTQERDGRIQLILNQLEIASTEKYWIQVRNHDHDLIIARILKEHSGNIPVVIHYQDSHETIQSKTYFVEKSQTLDADLKPYVMKTVFR, from the coding sequence ATGTTTGTGCCATTAGAGACAAAAACGGTCTATAGCTTTATGGAGAGTCTCATAGATATAGATACCTATATTTCTCGAGGAAAAGAACTTGGTTACTTGAGTTTAGGGATTATGGATAGGGATAATTTATATGCTGCCTATCATTTTATTCAAAAATCTAAATCAGCAGGGATTCAACCAATTGTTGGGCTTTCAACAAACCTACTGTATCAAGATAATCAGATAGAATGCCGCTTAGTTGCTCTAAATTCGGAAGGCTACAGAAACCTGATGAAATTATCAACTGAGACTATGTCAGGCAATCGACGATTTGAGGATTTATTACCCTATTTTGACAGTATTCTGCTTATTATTCCTTATTATGAGGGGATCGATGCTTTAGATATTCCGCTACCATTCACGATCGGCGTTGGTTTAGATACTCCCATCCAATCCTTTAATAAACCAATTCTTCCGCTTCATCAAGTCACTGCTTTTGACTCAGCGGATAAAGAAACCCTTCAAATGCTTGAAGCCATTAAAGAAAATGTCTCTTTGAAAGAAGTCACTATCAGTTCCCAGCCTTCTATTTTGTCTGATGCAAAGCAAATGGAGGAAGCGTTTGAAAGTCGTTTTCCTGGGATAATAGCGCGATTAACAGAAATCATCAAAGGTATTTCCTATACGTTTGATACTGATTTAAAGTTACCTCGTTTTAATCGTGACAAAGATGCTCATGTTGAGTTGAGAGAGCGTACGTTTTTAGGCTTGAAAGAAAAGGGGCTAACGTCACCAATCTACCGTGAGAGACTAGAAAAAGAATTGTCTATCATTCATGAGATGGGGTTTGACGATTACTTTTTGATTGTTTGGGATTTACTAGCCTTTGGACGTCAACAAGGTTATTATATGGGAATGGGACGAGGGTCAGCGGCCGGAAGTTTGGTTGCCTATGCTCTTTCCATCACTGGCATTGATCCCGTCAAGAATGACTTACTCTTTGAACGTTTTTTAAATGCTGAACGGTATAGCATGCCAGATATTGATATCGACTTACCGGATATATACCGCAGTGAATTCCTACATTACGTTCGTGACCGTTATGGATCTAAACATGCTGCTCAAATTGTAACTTTTTCGACCTTTGGCGCCAAACAAGCTATTCGAGATGTTTTCAAACGTTTTGGAGCTGCGGAGTATGAGCTCACCAATATGACGAAGAAAATTTCATTTCGCGATAATTTGACTAGTGTTTACGATAAAAACATGTCTTTCAGACAGATTATCAATAGTAAAGCTGAGTATCAAAGAGCCTTTGAGATTGCTAAAAGAATCGAGGGAAAACCGCGTCAGACTTCAATTCATGCTGCTGGTGTGGTGATGAGTGATGATTTATTAACAGATCATATTCCATTAAAATCTGGTGAAGAGATGCTGATCACTCAATATGATGCTGATGCTGTAGAAGCTAACGGTTTGCTAAAAATGGATTTTCTTGGCTTACGCAATTTGACTTTTGTTCAAAAAATGAAAGAGAAGGTAGCTTCTGAACTAGGAGAACAAATTGTTATTGAAGATATTGATTTAGAAGATCAGGAAACCTTGAAACTATTTGCAGCTGGACGGACTAAAGGTATTTTTCAATTTGAGCAAGCAGGTGCCATTAACCTTTTAAAACGTATTAAACCAGCTCGTTTTGAAGAGATTGTTGCAACAACAAGTCTAAACCGACCGGGTGCAAGTGATTATATCGATAATTTCATTTCGCGAAAATATGGCAAGGAAACCATTGATTTAATTGATCCCGTAGTAGCACCGATTTTAGAGCCAACTTTTGGTATCATGCTCTATCAAGAACAGGTCATGCAAATTGCTCAAGTCTTTTCGGGGTTTACACTTGGTAAAGCGGATATGCTGCGTCGAGCCATGTCTAAGAAAAATGCTGCTGAAATGAACAAGATGGAAGCTGATTTTTTAGCAGGAGCCAAGGAATTAGGCAGAAATTCAGAAACAGCCAAACGCCTATTTGAAATGATGGCTAAGTTTGCAGGTTACGGATTTAACAGAAGTCATGCCTTTGCATACTCAGCCTTAGCTTTTCAACTGGCTTACTTCAAAGCTCACTATCCTTCCATTTTTTATGATATCATGCTCAATTATTCGAGTAGTGATTATTTAAACGATGCTTTGACTTCAGGTTTCACCCTATCTAAGTTATCAATCAATCATATTCCTTATAAGGATAACATTTCAAAAGGTAAAATTTACTTAGGGTTAAAAAATATTAAAGGGCTACCAAGAGAATTAGCTTATTGGATTACCCAAAATAGGCCTTTTCAGGGCGTTGAAGATTTCTTAACACGCTTACCAGAGAATTTTCAAAAGTCAGAAATAGTGCTCCCCCTTATACAAGTTGGTTTATTTGATCAATTTGAGAAAAACCGTCATAAAATTGAAGCAAATTTAGACAATTTAATTCTCTTTGTGCAAGAACTTGGAAGTCTTTTTGCCGAATCATCTTATCATTGGGTAGAAGAAGCTGACTATTCCAATGCTGAAAAGTATCGTCAGGAAGTTGCCATATTAGGTATTGGTCTCAGTCCACATCCTTTGAAAGAATTGATGACCAACAATGTTCGTTCCATAGATAGAATAGCGCATTTGACACCTAATCGAAATGTAACTATCTTGGGTCAAATTGTATCTATCAAAATCATTAGAACAAAATCAAGTGGTCAGCAAATGGCATTTTTGAGAGTAACAGATACTGAGCAACAGACGGACGTCACCGTATTTCCAGAAACTTATCATTATTTGTCAAGTCAGTTAAAAGAAGAAGGGATTTACTATTTCACTGGTCGTACGCAAGAGCGTGATGGCCGCATTCAACTGATTTTAAATCAACTTGAAATAGCAAGTACGGAAAAATATTGGATTCAAGTTCGAAACCATGATCACGATTTGATTATTGCGAGAATTTTGAAAGAGCATTCGGGTAATATTCCAGTAGTGATTCACTATCAAGACAGCCATGAAACCATTCAAAGTAAGACCTATTTTGTTGAAAAATCACAAACTTTAGATGCAGATTTAAAACCATATGTCATGAAAACGGTTTTTCGCTAA
- a CDS encoding TVP38/TMEM64 family protein, with amino-acid sequence MEMNYSKRYRLLQKIIRGIGFLCLIATGILILWLYHIGILNDTNVLKTVIQQHNIIGPLIFIGIQIIQVVFPVIPGGLTTVVGFWVFGWWQGFIYNYLGIIIGSVILFLLVKRFGRKFILLFVKEDSFFKYERKLESKHFENLFILSMVAPVSPADMMVMITALTSMSLKRFTIIILIAKPFSIIGYSALWIYGGDWAKKFL; translated from the coding sequence ATGGAAATGAACTATAGCAAGCGCTACCGATTATTACAAAAAATAATTAGAGGCATCGGATTTCTCTGTTTGATTGCAACAGGTATTCTAATCCTCTGGCTGTATCATATTGGTATATTAAATGATACTAATGTCCTAAAGACGGTTATTCAGCAACACAACATTATAGGACCTCTTATTTTTATTGGTATCCAAATCATCCAAGTCGTCTTTCCAGTTATTCCTGGCGGCTTAACTACCGTGGTAGGATTTTGGGTCTTTGGATGGTGGCAAGGTTTTATATACAATTATCTTGGCATTATCATTGGAAGTGTTATTCTATTTCTTTTAGTGAAACGCTTTGGTAGAAAATTTATTCTCCTTTTCGTCAAAGAAGATAGCTTTTTCAAATACGAACGAAAATTAGAGAGTAAACACTTCGAAAATCTCTTTATATTAAGTATGGTGGCCCCAGTATCCCCTGCTGATATGATGGTTATGATTACTGCCCTCACTAGTATGAGCTTGAAGCGCTTCACTATAATCATTCTTATTGCCAAACCATTCTCTATTATCGGCTACAGTGCTTTATGGATTTACGGTGGAGACTGGGCTAAAAAATTTCTGTAA
- a CDS encoding DUF3862 domain-containing protein: MIFKKILPVATLSLALISLSACSTNKDTNPNAKKKELTTIQSKSEPRQDPQVRLKFNDIKTATAANDFKGGTSLEQVKALYGEPKSHTTKPAGDVTLDVYTWEIDGATISVQLFEDSTIARAISNFAFERKQTITKKIYDNKLPNDLTFTEVTEILGQPDVMSQAVSSDGEQLQALWSSNLKGKDNTRQIELIFKNGKLSKKSQHGLE; encoded by the coding sequence ATGATTTTCAAAAAAATTTTACCAGTAGCAACCTTAAGTTTAGCCCTCATTAGTCTTTCAGCATGTTCAACAAACAAAGACACTAATCCTAATGCAAAGAAAAAAGAACTAACCACTATACAATCAAAATCAGAACCTAGACAAGATCCACAAGTGCGCTTAAAGTTCAACGATATTAAAACAGCAACTGCTGCCAATGACTTTAAGGGGGGGACATCACTTGAACAAGTAAAAGCTTTGTATGGTGAACCAAAATCGCACACTACAAAACCTGCCGGAGATGTAACATTAGATGTTTATACCTGGGAAATTGATGGCGCCACAATTAGTGTACAATTATTTGAAGATAGCACTATTGCCAGAGCCATTTCAAATTTCGCCTTTGAACGTAAACAAACCATTACAAAGAAAATCTACGATAACAAATTACCTAATGACTTAACATTCACAGAAGTCACTGAGATTCTCGGGCAACCTGATGTCATGTCTCAAGCTGTCTCGTCCGATGGCGAACAACTGCAAGCTCTATGGTCAAGTAATTTAAAAGGAAAAGACAATACTCGACAAATTGAATTGATCTTTAAAAACGGGAAGCTCAGTAAGAAATCGCAACATGGATTAGAATAA
- the rpsA gene encoding 30S ribosomal protein S1, which yields MNEFEDLLNSVSEVNPGDVVTAEVLTVDNDQANLVIEGTGVEAVLTLRELTNDRDADINDLVKADETIEVLVLRQVVGKDTDTVTYLVSKKRLEARKAWDKLVGREDEVVTVKGTRAVKGGLSVEFEGLRGFIPASMIDTRFVRNTEQFVGQEFDAKIKEVDPSENRFILSRRDVVEAEAAEARKEIFSKIEEGSVVTGKVARLTSFGAFIDLGGVDGLVHVTELSHERNVSPKSVVSVGEEVEVKVLSIDEEAGRISLSLKATTPGPWDGVDQKLAKGDVIEGKVKRLTDFGAFVEVLPGIDGLVHISQISHKRVENPKDVLSVGQDVTVKVLEVDSSAERVSLSIKALEERPAQAEGDNSEKRQSRPRRPRREAKRDYELPETQTGFSMADLFGDIEL from the coding sequence ATGAATGAATTTGAAGATTTGCTAAACAGTGTTAGCGAAGTTAACCCTGGTGACGTTGTCACTGCAGAAGTTTTAACAGTTGATAACGATCAAGCAAACCTTGTCATCGAAGGTACAGGTGTTGAAGCCGTTCTTACTCTTCGTGAATTGACAAATGACCGCGATGCAGATATTAACGACCTTGTTAAAGCTGACGAAACAATTGAAGTACTTGTTCTTCGTCAAGTGGTAGGGAAAGACACTGATACAGTAACTTACTTGGTATCTAAAAAACGCTTGGAAGCTCGCAAAGCTTGGGACAAACTTGTTGGACGTGAAGATGAAGTTGTTACAGTTAAAGGCACTCGTGCCGTTAAAGGTGGCCTTTCAGTAGAATTTGAAGGTCTTCGTGGATTTATCCCAGCTTCAATGATTGACACTCGTTTCGTACGTAATACTGAGCAATTTGTAGGTCAAGAATTTGATGCAAAAATCAAAGAAGTTGACCCATCAGAAAACCGTTTCATCTTGTCACGTCGTGACGTTGTTGAAGCAGAAGCTGCAGAAGCACGTAAAGAAATCTTCTCTAAAATTGAAGAAGGTTCAGTAGTGACTGGTAAAGTTGCTCGTTTGACAAGCTTCGGTGCTTTCATTGACCTTGGTGGTGTTGATGGACTTGTCCACGTAACTGAATTGTCACATGAACGTAACGTATCACCTAAATCTGTTGTGTCAGTTGGTGAAGAAGTAGAAGTTAAAGTTCTTTCGATTGATGAAGAAGCTGGACGTATTTCACTTTCACTTAAAGCTACTACACCTGGACCATGGGATGGTGTTGACCAAAAATTGGCTAAAGGTGATGTTATCGAAGGTAAAGTTAAACGTCTTACAGATTTCGGTGCTTTCGTAGAAGTACTCCCAGGTATTGACGGACTTGTCCACATCTCGCAAATTTCACACAAACGTGTTGAAAATCCAAAAGATGTTCTTTCAGTAGGTCAAGATGTGACTGTTAAAGTTCTTGAAGTTGATTCTTCAGCAGAACGTGTATCACTTTCAATTAAAGCTCTTGAAGAGCGTCCAGCACAAGCTGAAGGTGATAACAGTGAAAAACGTCAATCTCGCCCACGTCGTCCAAGACGTGAAGCTAAACGCGATTACGAATTGCCAGAAACTCAAACTGGTTTCTCAATGGCTGACCTATTTGGTGACATTGAATTGTAA
- a CDS encoding DUF2969 domain-containing protein, with the protein MSKKDKKIEIQVSDAQITVNKQKVSGYQLQVGKKMIGEIAELDNRFAIVEKETVTEFHKTLDSAVQVVIANYNLNN; encoded by the coding sequence ATGAGTAAAAAAGATAAAAAAATTGAAATTCAAGTGAGCGACGCACAAATTACGGTAAATAAGCAAAAAGTATCTGGTTACCAGCTACAAGTTGGCAAAAAAATGATTGGTGAAATTGCTGAATTAGACAATCGCTTTGCCATCGTAGAAAAAGAAACAGTGACAGAATTCCATAAAACGTTAGACAGTGCTGTTCAAGTCGTTATTGCTAATTATAATTTAAACAATTAA